GGAGCTTGCTGGCCCGCCGGCCGGAAGAGGTCATCCGGCAGGCCGTCTGGGGCATGCTGCCCCATACCCCGATGGGGCGGCGGCAGATCAAAAAGCTCAAGATCTATGCGACCGCCGACCATCCCCACGCGGCCCAGAAGCCGGAGCCGCTGAACGTGTGAGGTGACGTATTTGTCAACGCTTGTGGGTGCAAAGCCGCTGGTGCTCGTCGCCGGACGCCGCAAGGAGTCCATCGCGCGGGTCCGTGTGGTTGCGGGCACCGGCCGCATCATTGTGAACGGCAAGGAGTACGACGAGTATTTCCAGAACCGCCCCGCCCTCCTTTCGCTGGTTCGCCGGCCACTGGAGGCGGCCGGTGCCCTTGACTCGCTGGATGTGCTGGCCACGGTACGGGGCGGTGGGATTTCGGGCCAGGCAGGCGCGGTGGCCCACGGGCTGGCCAGGGCGCTGGAGCGGATCGAGCCGTCCTGGCGGCCGCCGCTGAAGGCAGCGGGGCTGCTGCGGCGTGATCCCCGCATGAAGGAGCGCCGCAAGTACGGCCTGAAGAAGGCTCGCAAGGCGCCGCAGTACTCCAAGCGCTAAGAGAAGCGGCCCTACGCCTTCCAGGGCCTTTGGGGCGCAGGTACGTGAGACCGCCTGGCGGGTGCAGCCTTCTGGCACCGGCCAGGCGGTTCGTTTGCGGCTGAGAAAAGGGGCAGGAGACTGGCAGTGGCACAGCTCGTCATCAATGAAGGCGCGTTGTTTGCCGTTTTGTCGCCCTCCGGCGAGTGCACCGGCGCAGATGCCCTCGGCCTGTTCGCCCGGGATACCCGGTACCTCTCCTCCTACCGGGTCGGGATCGGGGACGGCGACGAGGACCTGAAGGTTTTGAAAGCGGCTCCGCTTGCGCCCTTTGCGTACCGAGTCTTCATGGCAAACCGCGGGTCTACGGCGGCCGGCCGGCCCCGCATGGCCCACTCCCTGGGAGTCGACCGGACTCTGGTGGCCGACGGGCACGCCTTTGTGGATGAAGCGCGCCTGACCAACTACGGTCACGAGCCCGTGGAGTTCGAGTGGCGGGTGCAGCTCGGCGCCGACTTCAAGGATATCATGGTCGTGCGAAACCACGCCCCGGGGCCAGAAGGGAAAAGCGAGGAGCCGCGTCCGGAGGGCCGGCGGTGGGTGCTCGGCTACCGGGGAGCTGGCGGCATGGAGCGTTGTCTCGTGGTGGCTGCCTCTCAGGACGCTGTTGCCCGGGCCGAGGGCGCGGGGCGGCTATCGCTTTCGTGGAAGCTGAATCTGGGGCCGGGCCAGAGCCGGCGGGTGGTCGTGTGGCTTGCGCCTCACGAAGGTACAAAAGCGCCCTTGCCCGAGCCGCCCGGCCCTCTGGAGGGCCTGGCCGGGCGCGCCATGGAGGAGCTCTCCGGCAGCTACCGGGCCTGGGACAGCGCGATGGCAGGCATCGAGGTGCAGGACGAAAGCCTCCGGCGGCTGCTCGTCCGGGGGCGAGAGGACCTGCGGGCCCTGGTCGCCGACTTCGGGGACGGGCCGTTCCCGGTGGCCGGCATTCCCTGGTTTGCGGCGCCGTTCGGCCGGGACAGCCTGTGGGCCGCTTACTTCGTGCTCCCCTTCGCACCGCACCTCGCCCGGGGGGTGCTCCTGACGCTGGCGCGGTATCAGGCGGACCGCTCGGACGACTGGACCGATGCGGAGCCCGGCAAGATCCTGCACGAGCTGCGCTTCGGAGAGGCGGCACGCCTCGGGCTGATCCCCCACCGCCCCTACTATGGCACCGTCGACGCCACCCCCCTTTTCGCCGCGCTGGCGGCGGACTACACCCTGACCACCGGGGACCGGCAGACGTTCGCCACCATTGAAGACGCGGTCTGGAAGGCCGTCGAGTGGATGGAGCGGTACGGGGACCTCGACGGCGATGG
The nucleotide sequence above comes from Bacillota bacterium. Encoded proteins:
- a CDS encoding glycogen debranching N-terminal domain-containing protein encodes the protein MAQLVINEGALFAVLSPSGECTGADALGLFARDTRYLSSYRVGIGDGDEDLKVLKAAPLAPFAYRVFMANRGSTAAGRPRMAHSLGVDRTLVADGHAFVDEARLTNYGHEPVEFEWRVQLGADFKDIMVVRNHAPGPEGKSEEPRPEGRRWVLGYRGAGGMERCLVVAASQDAVARAEGAGRLSLSWKLNLGPGQSRRVVVWLAPHEGTKAPLPEPPGPLEGLAGRAMEELSGSYRAWDSAMAGIEVQDESLRRLLVRGREDLRALVADFGDGPFPVAGIPWFAAPFGRDSLWAAYFVLPFAPHLARGVLLTLARYQADRSDDWTDAEPGKILHELRFGEAARLGLIPHRPYYGTVDATPLFAALAADYTLTTGDRQTFATIEDAVWKAVEWMERYGDLDGDGFIEYRRRSWAGLDNQGWKDSWDSVWHADGQLARPPVALVEVQAYAYQAYRSLATLTRRLGRAGQADALQEKASQLAERFDRSFWLEDQGFYAHALDADKRPVAAITSNPGHALWGGIVPKRRAPGVAAHLTGPALFSGYGVRTAAAGQIRFNPMSYHNGSVWPHDTAIAAAGLSRYGFVQEAARVVRGLLDASAHFEGSRLPELFCGFGPEEGPPVPYPTACSPQAWAAAAPFLVVAALTGLEVDGLSGQVRTGGRLPGWLGEVRFDNLPVGEGRASLRIRPLGETDAKEAGQLVPARAEISGPASLLAAESR
- the rpsI gene encoding 30S ribosomal protein S9 gives rise to the protein MSTLVGAKPLVLVAGRRKESIARVRVVAGTGRIIVNGKEYDEYFQNRPALLSLVRRPLEAAGALDSLDVLATVRGGGISGQAGAVAHGLARALERIEPSWRPPLKAAGLLRRDPRMKERRKYGLKKARKAPQYSKR